The Lycium ferocissimum isolate CSIRO_LF1 chromosome 1, AGI_CSIRO_Lferr_CH_V1, whole genome shotgun sequence genome includes a region encoding these proteins:
- the LOC132046442 gene encoding putative vesicle-associated membrane protein 726, translated as MGQQTLIYSFVARGTVVLAEYTEFTGNFNSIASQCLQKLPASNNRFTYNCDGHTFNFLAENGFTYCVVATESAGRQLPIAFLERIKDDFSKRYGGGKATTATPKSLSKEFGPKLKEHMKYCVDHPEEINKLAKVKAQVSEVKGVMMQNIEKVLDRGEKIELLVDKTENLRSQAQDFRQQGTKIRRKLWYENMKIKLIVLGIIIALILIIVLSVCPRFDCF; from the exons ATGGGGCAACAAACGTTGATCTATAGTTTCGTTGCCCGGGGAACGGTGGTTTTGGCTGAATACACCGAGTTCACGGGTAATTTCAACAGTATTGCCTCGCAATGCCTTCAGAAATTGCCCGCGTCGAATAACAGGTTCACCTACAATTGTGATGGCCACACTTTCAATTTCCTCGCCGAGAATGGATTCA CCTACTGTGTGGTTGCTACTGAATCAGCAGGCAGACAACTTCCAATTGCCTTTTTGGAACGTATTAAGGATGATTTTAGCAAGAGATATGGTGGAGGAAAAGCTACTACTGCTACTCCTAAAAGTCTAAGCAAGGAATTTGG GCCAAAATTAAAAGAGCACATGAAGTATTGTGTTGATCATCCTGAAGAAATTAACAAGCTTGCTAAGGTGAAAGCTCAAGTTTCAGAAGTTAAGGGAGTGATGATGCAAAACATTGAAAAG GTTCTTGATCGTGGTGAGAAGATTGAACTTCTAGTTGATAAAACAGAGAATCTTCGATCACAG GCTCAAGATTTTAGGCAACAGGGGACCAAGATAAGGAGGAAGTTGTGgtatgaaaatatgaagataaAACTGATTGTGTTAGGGATTATCATAGCTTTGATTCTCATTATCGTTTTGTCAGTTTGCCCTCGCTTTGActgtttttaa
- the LOC132046425 gene encoding protein SULFUR DEFICIENCY-INDUCED 2, with product MMKNNNIGCTKKGEKQQLLESNYHVIHKLPPGDSPYVRAKYAQLVEKDPEGAIVLFWKAINAGDRVDSALKDMAVVMKQQDRAEEAIEAIKSFRDRCSKQAQESLDNVLIDLYKKCGKLEEQIELLKQKLRMIYQGEAFNGKPTKTARSHGRKFQVTIKQETSRILGNLGWAYMQQTNYAAAEVVYRKAQQIDPDANKACNLSTCLLKQARYIEARSVLEDVLQGKIFGSDDPKSKIRVEELLKELEPFVSLGYTSPSPQLNLEDAFLEGLDQLINQYAPFRSRRLPIFEEISPCRDQLAC from the exons ATGATGAAGAACAACAATATTGGTTGCACAAAGAAAGGAGAGAAGCAGCAATTATTAGAGTCTAATTATCATGTTATTCATAAGCTTCCTCCTGGTGATAGTCCCTATGTTAGAGCCAAATATGCACAG CTAGTGGAGAAAGATCCAGAGGGTGCTATAGTTCTATTTTGGAAGGCGATTAATGCAGGAGATAGAGTGGATAGCGCATTGAAAGACATGGCAGTGGTTATGAAACAACAAGATCGTGCTGAAGAAGCTATTGAAGCTATAAAGTCCTTTAGAGACCGATGCTCCAAACAAGCACAAGAATCGTTAGACAATGTCCTCATCGATTTATACAAG AAATGCGGAAAATTAGAGGAGCAGATTGAACTGCTGAAGCAGAAGCTACGAATGATTTACCAAGGAGAAGCGTTTAATGGTAAACCTACAAAGACAGCTCGTTCCCATGGAAGAAAGTTCCAAGTTACTATCAAGCAAGAGACCTCCAGAATACTG GGTAATTTGGGTTGGGCATACATGCAACAAACCAACTATGCAGCTGCTGAAGTTGTTTATCGCAAAGCTCAACAAATTGACCCTGATGCCAATAAGGCATGCAATCTATCCACGTGTCTACTAAAACAAGCGCGATATATTGAAGCAAGATCGGTCCTTGAAGACGTTTTACAAGGTAAAATCTTTGGCTCGGATGATCCTAAATCAAAGATTCGCGTAGAAGAACTGTTGAAAGAATTGGAGCCATTTGTATCACTTGGATACACTTCCCCTTCTCCCCAATTGAACTTAGAAGATGCATTTCTTGAGGGTCTTGATCAGTTGATAAACCAGTATGCCCCGTTTCGATCGAGGCGACTTCCCATCTTTGAAGAAATTTCACCATGTAGAGATCAATTGGCTTGTTGA
- the LOC132046451 gene encoding F-box/kelch-repeat protein At3g23880-like has product MSDESAKLGSCSLPGEVILEILFRLPVKSLLRFQTVSKSWYAFLITPDFTHLHLRHTHEMLLRVSDRGPRDTPTISFFSLDHHKTTTVKEEIDEVYKIEDFNDIADLSSSSVVVVDLPFPCSPDDEVRVVGSCNGLLCVHFNRSSNIILWNPATRKYRFLESPDCVSFYSDPFFPYIMLGFVPETHDYKVVKVPSSSKNSNAKVWVYSMNSGSWEEIGADVLHGLLPKGGSAVTLNGCLYWMSYSNDNGRDIITCFDLFNQVFGKITLPNPDIVTNLTFQKLVVLKGCLSMIIYFGDGINANHYEVWMMTKQQGVAESWTKQFDFSPFSKLARPVGSWRDSELLFGYPNGLSLELLSYNPFTKRTRSFQRRSLVGRFKVINYVESLESVEGS; this is encoded by the coding sequence ATGAGTGATGAAAGTGCAAAATTAGGGAGTTGCTCTCTTCCGGGAGAGGTAATTCTTGAAATCCTCTTTCGCCTTCCTGTTAAGTCATTGTTACGATTCCAAACAGTTTCCAAGTCATGGTATGCTTTCCTCATCACTCCTGATTTCACTCACCTGCATTTGCGTCACACTCATGAAATGCTCCTTAGAGTTAGCGATAGAGGTCCTAGAGACACCCCtactatttctttcttctctcttgatCATCACAAAACTACTACTGTTAAAGAGGAGATTGATGAGGTGTACAAAATTGAAGACTTTAATGATATTGCTGATCTGTCTTCTTcttctgttgttgttgttgatttgccATTTCCGTGTAGTCCTGATGATGAGGTACGGGTTGTGGGTTCTTGTAATGGATTGTTATGTGTTCATTTCAATAGGAGTTCTAACATTATCTTGTGGAATCCTGCTACGAGAAAGTATAGGTTTCTTGAATCACCTGATTGTGTCTCCTTTTATTCTGACCCTTTTTTCCCTTATATAATGCTTGGTTTTGTACCTGAGACTCATGATTACAAGGTTGTCAAGGTTCCATCATCTAGTAAGAATAGTAACGCTAAGGTTTGGGTTTACTCGATGAATTCCGGTTCTTGGGAAGAGATAGGAGCTGATGTTCTTCATGGTTTGCTACCCAAGGGCGGGTCTGCTGTTACTCTTAACGGGTGCTTGTATTGGATGTCGTATAGTAATGATAATGGACGGGATATAATTACttgttttgatttgtttaaTCAAGTCTTTGGGAAAATTACGCTGCCTAATCCTGATATTGTCACTAACCTCACTTTCCAGAAGCTTGTGGTACTAAAGGGTTGTCTTTCTATGATAATCTATTTTGGGGATGGTATTAATGCGAACCACTACGAGGTATGGATGATGACTAAACAGCAAGGTGTAGCTGAGTCTTGGACTAAGCAATTTGATTTTTCGCCCTTCTCTAAGCTAGCACGACCCGTTGGATCATGGAGGGACAGTGAACTTCTTTTTGGCTACCCGAATGGGTTGTCACTTGAACTCTTATCATACAATCCTTTCACAAAAAGAACTCGGAGCTTTCAAAGGAGAAGTTTAGTGGGTAGGTTTAAAGTCATTAATTATGTCGAAAGCCTAGAATCTGTGGAGGGCAGTTAA